One genomic window of Clostridioides sp. ES-S-0054-01 includes the following:
- a CDS encoding ABC transporter substrate-binding protein: MIKSKKMLSLITAGILGLSMLTGCSQSGGPDGSKDKEKTDDGKVKTIGITQLVEHPSLDKAKKGFIKALEDKGYKDGDNIKIDFQNAQNDMPTTQSIASKFVSDKKDLIYAVSTPSAQAAYNATKDIPIIMTAVTDPVEAGLVKSIEKPGGNVSGTSDYLSIDKTLELVKTLTPKAKKIGVIYNTSEVNSKTQVDSLHDYAKKNNYEVVEKGVSSSSEVNQAISSLVGKIDVLYVPTDNLIVSSMPIVSKVANENKIPIIASEEGSVTSGALACCGIDYVKLGYKAGELAIEVLEGKSVGDIPITMLDETEIIINEDTLKALDMQKLSADNIKYIKSDENAKSTE, from the coding sequence ATGATAAAAAGTAAAAAAATGTTAAGTTTAATCACCGCAGGGATACTTGGATTATCAATGCTTACTGGATGTTCTCAATCTGGAGGTCCTGATGGTTCAAAAGACAAAGAAAAAACAGATGATGGTAAAGTAAAAACTATAGGTATCACTCAGTTAGTAGAACATCCATCTTTAGATAAGGCAAAGAAGGGATTCATAAAAGCACTCGAAGATAAAGGCTATAAAGACGGAGATAATATAAAAATAGACTTTCAAAACGCTCAAAATGATATGCCTACTACACAAAGTATTGCAAGTAAATTCGTATCAGATAAAAAAGATTTGATATATGCTGTATCTACTCCATCTGCTCAAGCAGCTTATAATGCTACTAAAGATATACCTATAATCATGACTGCTGTTACAGACCCTGTAGAAGCTGGACTTGTTAAATCAATTGAAAAACCAGGCGGAAATGTTTCCGGTACATCAGATTATCTTTCAATTGATAAAACATTGGAATTAGTTAAGACACTAACTCCAAAAGCAAAAAAGATAGGTGTTATATACAATACTAGTGAAGTTAATTCAAAAACTCAAGTTGACTCTCTACACGATTATGCTAAGAAAAATAATTATGAGGTTGTTGAAAAAGGAGTCAGCTCTTCAAGTGAAGTTAATCAAGCTATTTCTAGCTTAGTTGGCAAGATAGATGTTTTATATGTCCCTACTGACAATTTAATAGTTTCTTCTATGCCTATAGTTTCTAAAGTTGCCAATGAGAACAAAATTCCTATAATAGCTTCTGAAGAAGGCTCTGTAACTTCTGGTGCTTTAGCTTGTTGTGGTATAGACTATGTAAAGCTAGGTTACAAAGCTGGAGAACTTGCTATTGAAGTGTTGGAAGGAAAATCTGTTGGCGATATACCAATTACTATGTTAGATGAAACTGAAATAATAATTAATGAAGATACACTAAAAGCACTTGACATGCAAAAGTTATCAGCAGATAATATAAAGTATATAAAGTCAGATGAAAATGCAAAATCTACAGAATAA
- a CDS encoding ATP-binding cassette domain-containing protein, whose product MLQIKNLSKSFPNPYGEPNTIFENLSIDIEDGEFVSIIGSNGTGKSTLLNIISGLIKESSGQITLDNTTITNLAEYKRTQIVSRVFQDPSLGTCPSMTVRENLSLALNKGKLLNLKRCLRHKTNDLEYLLEGISLDLKKYLDIKVQYLSGGQRQSLSLIMSSLASPKVLLLDEHTAALDPKTSNEVIELTDKIVREKSITTLMVTHNLKHALQYGDRLIMLHKGEVVLDVKDKEKEELTVEEILEKFEYAV is encoded by the coding sequence ATGTTACAAATTAAAAATCTTTCAAAGAGCTTCCCTAATCCATATGGTGAACCTAATACTATATTTGAAAATTTATCAATTGATATAGAAGATGGTGAATTTGTAAGTATTATAGGTAGTAATGGAACTGGTAAATCTACTTTATTAAATATAATATCAGGTCTTATAAAAGAATCTTCTGGACAAATTACGTTAGACAATACTACTATAACAAACCTAGCTGAATACAAAAGAACTCAAATAGTAAGTAGAGTTTTTCAAGACCCTAGTCTAGGAACTTGTCCCTCTATGACGGTTAGAGAAAATTTATCTCTGGCACTTAATAAAGGCAAACTATTAAACTTAAAGAGATGTCTTCGTCATAAAACGAACGACTTGGAATACTTGCTTGAAGGAATTTCTTTAGATTTAAAAAAATACTTAGATATTAAAGTACAATATCTTTCAGGAGGTCAAAGACAATCACTTTCACTGATTATGTCTAGTTTAGCAAGCCCTAAAGTTCTATTGCTAGATGAGCATACAGCAGCACTTGACCCAAAAACATCAAATGAAGTAATTGAGTTAACAGATAAAATTGTAAGAGAAAAAAGTATAACTACACTTATGGTAACTCACAACTTAAAACATGCTCTTCAATATGGAGATAGGCTAATAATGCTTCATAAAGGCGAAGTTGTCTTAGATGTAAAAGATAAGGAAAAAGAGGAATTAACAGTTGAAGAAATCTTAGAAAAATTTGAATATGCAGTTTAA
- a CDS encoding ABC transporter permease, whose product MTGIVSVMTQSLILSIMALGVYITYKILDFPDMSADGSYTMGASIVAFSLTNGISPVVATLMAILCGCTAGLVTGILHIKFKISNLLSGILVMGMLYSINLRIMGKSNIPLFSFKHLFNGEISPIVLALAFVFICKVLLDLFLKTGLGYTLKGVGDNSQMIKSLGINIGSIKILGLMISNGLIALSGGLMAQFLGFSDVNMGIGTLVLGIASIIIGITLFKKFTFIKDTTAIIVGSFIYQFTIYFAMSLGMLSTDLKLITAIVIIAFLATGNLNISLKKNKYKASTKNKSEKRGVIDVTN is encoded by the coding sequence ATGACAGGTATTGTATCTGTAATGACGCAAAGTTTAATTTTATCGATTATGGCACTGGGGGTTTATATAACTTACAAAATCTTAGATTTTCCAGATATGTCTGCTGATGGTAGTTACACAATGGGTGCTTCTATCGTAGCATTTTCTCTTACTAATGGTATTTCTCCTGTAGTAGCAACTTTAATGGCTATATTATGTGGTTGCACTGCTGGTCTTGTTACTGGAATTCTTCACATTAAGTTTAAGATATCCAACCTACTTTCTGGTATCTTAGTCATGGGAATGTTGTACTCTATCAACTTAAGAATAATGGGAAAATCAAATATTCCTCTATTTAGTTTTAAGCACTTATTTAATGGAGAAATATCTCCTATAGTTTTAGCCTTAGCCTTTGTGTTTATCTGTAAGGTCCTTTTAGACTTATTCTTAAAAACAGGTCTTGGATACACTCTAAAAGGTGTCGGTGATAACTCTCAAATGATTAAATCTTTGGGTATAAATATCGGTTCTATAAAAATACTAGGACTTATGATTTCAAATGGGCTTATTGCTTTATCTGGTGGTCTTATGGCTCAGTTTTTGGGATTCTCAGATGTAAATATGGGTATAGGAACTTTGGTTCTTGGAATTGCCTCTATTATAATTGGTATTACACTATTTAAGAAATTTACTTTTATTAAAGATACCACTGCAATAATTGTTGGCTCTTTTATATACCAATTCACTATATACTTTGCAATGAGTTTAGGAATGTTATCAACTGACTTAAAATTAATAACTGCTATAGTTATAATAGCTTTCTTAGCTACTGGCAACTTAAATATTTCACTAAAAAAAAACAAATACAAAGCTAGTACCAAAAATAAATCAGAAAAAAGAGGTGTTATAGATGTTACAAATTAA